In one window of Erythrolamprus reginae isolate rEryReg1 chromosome 1, rEryReg1.hap1, whole genome shotgun sequence DNA:
- the C1QL2 gene encoding complement C1q-like protein 2 isoform X1: MGLILLIAIPILLQAPSAARAHYEMMGTCRMICEPYSAGGVAAAGPSGRPGSTAALEALQELSAHPPSPLPPFFPGPKGDPGRPGKPGPRGPPGEPGPPGPRGPPGERGDSGKPGLPGLSMSRIGPPGADTTVGVVSGSSSPPPGGEVTGALSAVFSGPRIAFYVGLKSPHEGYEVLKFDDVVTNLGNHYEPSTGKFTCQVRGIYFFTYHILMRGGDGTSMWADLCKNGQMMMMTMISWSS, from the coding sequence ATGGGCCTCATCCTGCTCATCGCCATTCCCATCCTGCTCCAGGCGCCCTCCGCCGCCCGCGCTCACTACGAGATGATGGGCACCTGCCGCATGATCTGCGAGCCTTACAGCGCCGGCGGCGTGGCGGCGGCTGGGCCCTCGGGCCGTCCCGGGAGCACCGCCGCTCTGGAGGCCCTGCAGGAGCTGAGCGCCCACCCGCCGTCTCCCCTGCCGCCTTTCTTCCCGGGACCCAAGGGCGATCCTGGACGGCCGGGCAAACCGGGGCCTAGGGGGCCTCCTGGGGAACCGGGGCCTCCAGGCCCGAGGGGTCCTCCTGGAGAGAGAGGGGATTCTGGGAAACCGGGACTTCCGGGCCTCTCGATGTCCCGAATCGGACCGCCCGGAGCAGACACTACGGTCGGAGTAGTGAGTGGCAGTAGCAGCCCGCCGCCTGGAGGCGAGGTCACCGGCGCCCTCAGCGCCGTCTTCAGCGGCCCCAGGATCGCCTTCTACGTGGGCCTCAAGAGCCCTCACGAGGGCTACGAAGTGCTCAAGTTCGACGACGTGGTGACCAACCTGGGCAACCATTACGAGCCCAGCACGGGGAAGTTCACCTGCCAGGTGCGCGGCATCTACTTCTTCACCTACCACATCCTCATGCGCGGCGGGGACGGCACCAGCATGTGGGCGGACCTCTGCAAGAATGGCCAG